A stretch of Lysinibacillus agricola DNA encodes these proteins:
- the psiE gene encoding phosphate-starvation-inducible protein PsiE, with the protein MNQKNSAYLHLIKAVPKSLQLFLNVCLVLLALILSFLLLKELIQFLKILIFNNDGGDYKLFLANILIFFLYFEFITMIIKYFKEDYHFPLRYFIYIGITAMIRLIIVEHDHPINTLIYSLIILILIISYFIINITPLERPVSSSLFKKKEQ; encoded by the coding sequence ATGAACCAAAAGAACTCAGCTTATTTACATTTAATAAAGGCCGTACCGAAATCTTTACAGTTGTTTCTAAATGTTTGCCTTGTTCTTCTAGCGCTCATTTTATCCTTCTTGCTTCTCAAAGAACTCATCCAATTCCTTAAAATTTTAATATTCAACAATGATGGCGGTGACTATAAGCTTTTCCTTGCTAATATTCTTATTTTCTTCTTGTACTTTGAATTTATCACTATGATTATTAAATATTTTAAAGAGGATTATCATTTTCCACTAAGGTACTTTATATATATAGGGATTACGGCCATGATTCGATTAATTATCGTAGAGCATGACCATCCCATCAACACCTTAATTTATTCACTTATTATTTTAATATTAATTATAAGCTATTTTATTATTAATATTACGCCACTGGAACGACCTGTTAGCTCATCACTCTTTAAGAAAAAAGAACAATAG
- a CDS encoding GNAT family N-acetyltransferase, producing the protein MRVVEKLMREEDFIHFVDIVVGAYPGRMGGLQPTKEQLKALFMHNQKKDASIHYYGLWEDNKLVGGMRLHDFEMNLFSKLIPIGGVGLVAVDLLHKKEKVAKELIDYFFKNFLEKNVHFVALYPFRPDFYKKMGFGYGPKMHQYLVEPSSFPKGPTKKHLTYLTAQDQHKIADCYKRVAAKKHGMLTKTESELSSIFKNPQNYIIAVEEEDMIQGYMVFSFIKQSETNFLLNNLVIKEWIYETPEALLEFSAFLNSQADQVNRIEWNTQEENIHFFLGDVRNGTDHLIPSVYHASAISGVGLMYRIINVRGFFKELTTRNFNGQTLTFKLTVNDSLLSENNQQIVIEAIDGNIKILDSNNYDVEMVINIAELSSLVMGVVTVQELFMLSMVKISDEQYVQVLHQLFFVLDKPTCITAF; encoded by the coding sequence ATGAGAGTTGTTGAAAAATTAATGAGGGAAGAAGATTTTATACATTTTGTTGATATTGTGGTTGGTGCTTATCCAGGAAGGATGGGTGGTTTACAGCCAACAAAAGAGCAGCTAAAGGCACTTTTTATGCATAATCAAAAGAAGGATGCATCCATTCATTATTATGGGTTATGGGAAGATAACAAATTAGTTGGTGGTATGCGACTCCATGATTTTGAAATGAACCTCTTCTCTAAACTGATTCCAATCGGTGGAGTCGGCTTAGTCGCAGTTGATTTACTTCATAAAAAAGAGAAGGTTGCCAAAGAATTAATAGATTATTTTTTTAAAAATTTTTTAGAAAAAAATGTTCACTTTGTTGCTTTATATCCGTTTAGACCTGACTTTTATAAAAAAATGGGCTTTGGATATGGACCGAAAATGCATCAATATTTAGTGGAACCATCAAGCTTTCCGAAAGGGCCAACAAAAAAACATCTTACATATTTAACAGCACAGGATCAGCATAAGATAGCAGATTGTTATAAAAGAGTTGCGGCGAAAAAGCATGGTATGTTAACGAAAACCGAATCGGAGCTTTCATCAATTTTTAAAAACCCGCAAAACTATATTATTGCTGTTGAAGAGGAAGATATGATACAAGGTTATATGGTATTTTCCTTTATTAAGCAAAGTGAAACGAATTTTTTACTTAATAATCTAGTCATTAAAGAATGGATCTATGAGACACCAGAGGCTTTATTAGAGTTCAGTGCATTTTTAAATAGTCAAGCGGATCAAGTAAATCGTATTGAATGGAACACACAGGAAGAAAATATTCACTTCTTTTTAGGTGATGTACGAAATGGAACAGATCATCTAATCCCAAGTGTCTACCATGCAAGTGCTATTTCAGGTGTTGGCTTAATGTATCGTATTATCAATGTTAGAGGTTTTTTTAAGGAGTTAACAACGCGTAATTTTAATGGTCAAACGTTAACATTTAAGCTTACGGTTAACGATTCGTTACTATCAGAGAATAATCAACAAATCGTTATCGAGGCTATCGATGGTAATATAAAAATTTTAGACAGTAATAACTATGATGTGGAAATGGTAATAAATATCGCAGAGCTTTCTTCTCTTGTCATGGGAGTTGTGACAGTGCAAGAGTTATTTATGCTTAGCATGGTGAAGATTAGTGATGAACAATATGTACAGGTGCTGCATCAGCTCTTCTTCGTCCTTGATAAACCAACGTGCATTACAGCATTTTAG
- a CDS encoding PadR family transcriptional regulator — translation MSSLLDVFTKELRGGALMLAVLSQLRTPQNSYSLIHRLEQVGINIELSTLFSLLRRLEHQEVITSSWDTPKGKARKYYVLSTYGSNFYEQFKTEWAAMDLGLHELLKGEGKNESD, via the coding sequence GTGAGCTCCTTATTAGATGTATTCACAAAGGAATTACGAGGTGGAGCATTAATGCTTGCTGTTTTAAGTCAACTGCGTACACCACAGAATAGCTATTCCCTTATTCATCGTCTCGAGCAGGTTGGAATTAACATTGAACTAAGTACATTATTCTCGTTACTTCGTCGACTAGAGCATCAGGAAGTGATTACAAGTAGCTGGGATACACCCAAAGGTAAAGCTCGAAAATATTATGTGTTGAGCACATATGGCTCGAATTTTTATGAACAATTCAAAACGGAATGGGCAGCTATGGACTTAGGACTGCATGAATTATTGAAGGGAGAAGGAAAGAATGAATCTGATTGA
- a CDS encoding HAAS signaling domain-containing protein, producing the protein MNLIDVYIHEVTKRISKNKRDDIGLELKSTIEDMLPEDYSESDIKEVLKKLGNPVEVAASYQDTPRFLIGPQVFNTYIRTIKLVVPWAIFITVVVQMIESIVLYSGEGALLSVMIKTISITIANIISVIVNVLFWITVAFIVIDRSGGNNIRIPFIKDHPEWTPDDLAKVKIIPKEKTISLNDSIFSLLGIVIFSFVYFNANHLLGIYTSHNKGGLKFVMPIFNQDVLLSFAPIILICIVLSVALTLWKWKAGQWTMLIAVANALLQCTGVIVFILMAIHPDLIHSPAVPYIAAITETTSAKILFAVDRILLVSIAIAIIANAFDIYGGFKKARI; encoded by the coding sequence ATGAATCTGATTGATGTATATATTCATGAAGTAACTAAAAGGATAAGCAAAAATAAACGTGATGATATCGGTCTAGAACTAAAATCCACTATTGAAGATATGTTACCTGAAGATTATTCAGAATCAGATATAAAGGAAGTGCTTAAAAAGCTAGGGAATCCTGTAGAAGTTGCAGCAAGCTATCAAGACACACCACGGTTTTTAATTGGTCCACAAGTGTTTAATACTTATATTAGAACAATAAAATTAGTTGTTCCTTGGGCGATCTTTATTACAGTTGTTGTACAGATGATTGAAAGTATTGTGCTTTATAGCGGAGAAGGTGCACTTCTGTCTGTGATGATCAAAACTATTTCTATAACCATCGCTAATATTATTTCGGTGATTGTAAACGTACTGTTCTGGATTACAGTTGCTTTTATTGTAATTGATAGATCTGGCGGGAATAATATTCGAATCCCCTTTATAAAAGACCATCCAGAATGGACACCTGATGATTTAGCAAAAGTTAAAATAATCCCTAAAGAAAAAACTATTTCACTTAATGATAGTATTTTTAGCCTCTTAGGTATTGTTATTTTTTCCTTTGTCTATTTTAATGCTAATCACCTTTTAGGAATCTATACTTCTCACAATAAAGGCGGCTTGAAATTTGTTATGCCTATATTTAATCAGGATGTCTTACTCTCCTTTGCACCGATTATTTTAATTTGTATCGTTTTAAGTGTAGCTTTAACATTATGGAAATGGAAGGCTGGCCAATGGACAATGTTAATTGCCGTAGCTAATGCTCTTCTTCAATGTACAGGAGTCATTGTTTTTATCCTCATGGCTATTCACCCTGATCTCATACACAGTCCTGCTGTACCTTATATCGCTGCGATTACGGAAACGACCTCTGCTAAGATTTTATTTGCTGTAGATCGAATATTATTAGTAAGCATCGCTATTGCCATCATCGCAAATGCATTTGATATTTATGGTGGCTTTAAAAAGGCTAGAATTTGA
- a CDS encoding SpoIIE family protein phosphatase gives MTILLVDDNQVNLFVIDKILKNAGYDNCVSLTSAYELFDYLQLDAPNSTGNSVDLILLDIMMPEIDGIEACKRIKQNERFKDIQVIFVTALEDKNTLAKALDIGGVDYITKPINKTELLARIRVALRLKAELDWHTQQEKKIQYELDLATHVQRSLLSAPLNEATIQIEVSYLPSSNLAGDMYYWHKINDHRYAIILLDMMGHGIPAALVCMFISSVLREAVKQLEDPELVIKELNRYMTLLRNGKEDNLFYFTAIYLVIDTEQKTIEYVNAGHPSGYALVDEKTLVHLNQGSCAVGFFDEINVQKQFIQYNEDVQIILYTDGVLEAMGPCEMESEKHLQTLISTKWDHSRRLIDHLLPMEKQGNQPDDMCVLMIQAR, from the coding sequence ATGACCATTCTTCTTGTAGATGACAATCAAGTCAATCTATTTGTAATCGATAAAATATTAAAAAATGCAGGTTATGATAACTGTGTTTCACTAACATCTGCCTATGAACTTTTTGATTATTTACAGTTAGATGCACCAAATTCAACAGGAAATTCAGTGGATTTAATTTTATTAGATATTATGATGCCTGAAATAGATGGTATTGAGGCTTGTAAGCGTATTAAACAAAATGAACGGTTTAAAGATATCCAAGTTATCTTTGTCACAGCTCTAGAAGATAAAAACACGCTCGCTAAAGCACTTGATATCGGTGGGGTAGATTATATTACGAAGCCCATTAATAAAACCGAGCTTCTTGCTAGAATTCGGGTTGCATTACGATTGAAAGCAGAATTAGATTGGCATACACAGCAAGAAAAGAAAATACAATACGAATTAGATTTAGCCACACACGTACAAAGAAGCCTTTTGAGCGCCCCTTTAAATGAGGCTACTATTCAAATAGAGGTCTCTTATCTTCCTTCTTCTAATTTAGCAGGGGATATGTATTATTGGCATAAAATAAATGATCATCGATATGCTATCATTTTGCTTGATATGATGGGACATGGTATCCCTGCAGCACTTGTTTGTATGTTTATCTCCTCTGTCCTACGAGAAGCTGTTAAACAATTAGAAGATCCTGAATTAGTTATAAAAGAGTTAAACCGTTATATGACACTTTTACGAAATGGAAAAGAGGACAATCTTTTTTATTTCACAGCTATTTATTTAGTGATAGATACAGAACAAAAAACCATTGAATATGTGAACGCTGGTCATCCTTCTGGCTATGCTCTAGTTGACGAAAAGACGCTCGTACATTTAAATCAAGGAAGCTGTGCAGTCGGCTTTTTCGATGAGATCAACGTACAAAAGCAATTCATTCAATACAATGAGGACGTACAAATTATTTTATATACGGATGGTGTGTTAGAGGCAATGGGACCATGTGAGATGGAATCCGAGAAGCATTTACAAACACTAATATCTACGAAATGGGATCATTCTCGACGTCTGATTGACCATTTACTGCCTATGGAGAAACAAGGGAATCAACCAGATGATATGTGTGTATTAATGATACAGGCACGTTAA
- a CDS encoding CheR family methyltransferase — MQQKKHTDLEIDLLLEAIYRLSGFDFRQYNRSSILRRIYSRMRMSNIPTISRVLEKVIHENEFLEQLLNDFSINVTEMFRNPSFFKAFREEVVPSLRDYPEIRIWHAGCATGEEVYSMAILLQEEGLMDKAVIYATDMNEQVLEKAKKGVFPINKMQAYTKNYMLAGGSHAFSEYYKTDDQYAYFHPALLKNIIFAQHNLVTDQSFNEFHVIMCRNVLIYFSPELQNQVHHLFSESLSNNGFLCLGDKEILRFEDIISKYKEIVGNEKIYQKIK, encoded by the coding sequence TTGCAGCAAAAAAAGCATACAGATTTAGAAATTGATTTATTACTTGAGGCTATTTATCGTTTATCAGGATTTGATTTTCGACAATATAATCGTTCTTCTATATTAAGAAGGATTTATAGTAGGATGAGGATGAGTAATATTCCAACCATTTCTCGTGTACTTGAAAAAGTAATACACGAAAATGAGTTTTTAGAGCAACTATTGAATGATTTTTCTATAAATGTTACTGAAATGTTCCGTAACCCTAGCTTTTTTAAGGCTTTTCGCGAAGAGGTTGTACCTTCTTTAAGAGATTACCCTGAAATTCGGATATGGCATGCAGGATGTGCCACGGGTGAGGAAGTATACTCCATGGCAATTTTGCTCCAGGAAGAAGGGTTAATGGATAAAGCAGTTATTTACGCTACGGATATGAACGAACAAGTATTGGAAAAGGCAAAAAAAGGAGTATTTCCGATTAACAAAATGCAGGCATATACGAAAAACTATATGCTTGCAGGCGGTAGCCATGCTTTTTCTGAATACTATAAAACAGATGATCAATATGCTTATTTCCATCCCGCACTGTTAAAAAACATTATATTTGCACAGCATAATTTAGTAACAGATCAATCATTTAATGAATTTCATGTCATTATGTGTCGAAATGTTTTAATTTATTTTTCACCTGAGTTACAAAACCAGGTTCATCATTTGTTTTCCGAAAGCCTAAGTAATAATGGATTTTTATGCTTAGGAGATAAAGAGATACTACGATTTGAAGATATTATTTCAAAATATAAAGAAATCGTAGGCAATGAAAAAATATATCAGAAGATAAAGTAA
- a CDS encoding ATP-binding protein yields the protein MLNKFKISIRTKITLGYIVIILCLLASVIILNNQISSLQKERNYIIKKDSTIHALTNRIEKHILDMESNQRGFVITGESSYLEPYNEAGENWESDFNELYQLLENTQQQKLNEIKTTIEHWITTSAEPSIKFKKENNTESLWEIYKVDIGRKDMEIVRNQFESLRSAVVATMQAKVNELDKRNSIVTLTLLGILVFISVVAIIIASGVSRSIVKTLTEVTRTIREIAASKSSQKGRIHVRTNDEINALAAATNELLDALERREWLQLNIAEIVTKYQGISGITKLAETFLSEIAQKTQSSLGAFYVRETTDNHIQFVKKAAFADAGDNVGIESFKLGQGLIGQCALEKKVLIYNDIPEDFRLIGTGLGKVPPKGIFIVPIIFENDVIAVVELATITSFNKLQQELVKQVIETFGLTINSVLGRMEIVRLLNESRAMTEELQAQSEELQTQSEELQMQTEELTMINDQLEERTKEAELKSRELEQAKKELEESAEQLLLNSKYKSEFLANMSHELRTPLNSILILSEMLAENSQNTLSEEEAEFAKVIHSSGEDLLALINDILDLSKVEAGKLDISFDEMNMSEVPVQIEQTFAPVATKQNLQFYISKDENVVDVFYTDEQRFQQILKNLLSNAFKFTKQGSVHLDIKQLGQEQLTNNMQDVSAYWLEITVSDTGIGIPKEKHQLIFESFQQADGATVRKYGGTGLGLSICKELAGLLGGWISLQSNEGQGSTFTLTIPSLPNGIEEQKRLELAIHEVGATNELEELIEKQLLETKDFSQQEVEVFQGKNILLVDDDYRNIYALKNALEKRGMNILVAKDGIECLDIMQVNDGIDLILMDIMMPNLDGYETMSIIRKQMKITDLPIIALTAKAMKNDRDKTIEAGASDYISKPLNLDQLVSVLRVWLVSKGS from the coding sequence ATGTTAAATAAATTTAAGATAAGTATACGAACTAAAATTACGTTAGGCTATATTGTTATCATACTTTGTTTACTTGCATCAGTGATTATCTTAAATAATCAAATTTCCTCTCTACAAAAAGAAAGAAATTATATTATCAAGAAGGATTCAACTATACATGCTCTAACCAATCGCATTGAAAAACACATTTTAGATATGGAATCGAACCAGAGGGGCTTTGTTATTACAGGTGAATCAAGCTACTTAGAACCTTACAACGAAGCTGGTGAAAATTGGGAATCTGATTTTAATGAACTTTATCAGCTTTTAGAAAATACACAACAACAGAAGTTAAATGAGATAAAGACGACGATAGAGCATTGGATTACAACATCAGCGGAACCTTCCATTAAATTTAAAAAAGAAAACAATACAGAATCGTTATGGGAAATTTATAAAGTAGATATAGGTCGTAAAGACATGGAAATAGTACGAAATCAGTTTGAGTCACTCCGTTCAGCGGTAGTTGCAACTATGCAAGCCAAAGTAAATGAGTTGGACAAAAGGAATAGTATTGTAACACTTACACTGCTTGGCATACTTGTATTTATTTCAGTTGTTGCGATTATCATTGCAAGTGGTGTTTCTCGTTCAATCGTAAAAACGTTAACTGAGGTTACACGAACGATCCGAGAAATCGCTGCTTCCAAGAGCAGTCAAAAAGGAAGAATACATGTTAGAACAAATGATGAAATCAATGCTCTTGCAGCTGCTACAAATGAATTGCTGGATGCGCTTGAGAGAAGAGAATGGCTACAGTTGAATATCGCAGAAATTGTCACAAAATATCAAGGTATTTCTGGCATAACCAAATTAGCTGAAACCTTCCTTTCAGAAATAGCGCAAAAAACGCAGTCTTCCCTGGGCGCATTTTATGTTCGTGAAACTACTGATAATCATATACAATTTGTAAAAAAAGCTGCTTTTGCGGACGCAGGAGATAACGTTGGAATTGAAAGCTTTAAACTGGGACAAGGCTTAATTGGACAATGTGCTTTAGAAAAAAAGGTTTTAATTTATAACGATATTCCAGAAGATTTCCGTTTAATAGGTACTGGTTTAGGGAAAGTACCGCCGAAAGGTATTTTTATCGTCCCTATTATATTTGAAAATGACGTTATAGCTGTCGTTGAATTAGCTACAATAACTAGCTTTAATAAGCTGCAGCAGGAACTAGTGAAACAAGTTATCGAAACCTTTGGATTAACGATCAATAGTGTCCTAGGGCGTATGGAAATTGTCCGTTTATTGAATGAGTCAAGAGCTATGACAGAGGAATTACAGGCACAGTCTGAAGAGCTTCAGACACAATCAGAAGAATTGCAGATGCAAACAGAGGAACTGACAATGATTAATGACCAATTGGAAGAACGAACAAAAGAGGCAGAGTTAAAGTCGAGAGAATTAGAACAAGCTAAAAAAGAATTAGAGGAAAGTGCGGAACAGCTGTTACTAAATTCAAAGTATAAATCTGAGTTTCTAGCCAATATGTCACATGAATTGCGAACGCCACTGAATAGCATTTTAATTTTATCTGAAATGTTAGCTGAAAATAGCCAAAATACTTTATCAGAAGAGGAAGCTGAATTTGCAAAGGTTATCCATTCTTCAGGTGAAGATCTACTGGCATTAATTAACGATATTTTAGATTTATCAAAAGTTGAAGCAGGCAAGTTGGATATTAGCTTTGATGAAATGAATATGAGTGAGGTTCCTGTACAAATCGAGCAAACTTTTGCGCCTGTAGCAACGAAACAAAATCTACAATTTTATATTTCGAAAGACGAAAATGTAGTCGATGTTTTCTATACTGACGAACAAAGATTCCAGCAAATATTGAAAAATTTATTATCAAATGCCTTTAAATTTACAAAACAAGGCTCAGTTCATCTTGACATTAAACAGCTTGGTCAAGAACAGTTAACAAATAATATGCAGGATGTTAGTGCTTACTGGTTAGAAATCACAGTTTCAGATACAGGTATAGGGATTCCAAAGGAAAAACATCAGCTTATTTTTGAATCATTCCAACAGGCTGATGGGGCAACAGTACGTAAATACGGTGGAACAGGTCTTGGTTTGTCCATCTGTAAAGAGCTTGCGGGATTACTTGGCGGCTGGATTTCTTTACAAAGTAATGAAGGGCAAGGTAGTACATTCACACTAACAATCCCAAGCTTGCCAAATGGCATCGAAGAGCAAAAACGTCTTGAACTTGCTATTCATGAAGTAGGGGCTACTAATGAATTAGAAGAGCTAATAGAAAAACAGCTATTGGAAACTAAGGACTTCTCTCAACAAGAGGTAGAAGTTTTTCAAGGGAAAAATATTTTACTTGTAGACGATGATTACCGTAATATATATGCATTAAAAAATGCACTCGAAAAACGAGGTATGAATATCTTAGTTGCCAAAGACGGGATAGAGTGTTTAGATATTATGCAAGTTAATGATGGAATTGACCTTATTCTGATGGATATTATGATGCCAAATTTGGATGGCTATGAAACGATGTCGATTATACGCAAACAAATGAAGATTACGGATTTACCGATTATCGCTTTAACAGCGAAGGCCATGAAAAATGATCGAGATAAAACAATAGAGGCTGGTGCTTCAGATTATATAAGTAAGCCATTAAATTTAGATCAATTAGTATCCGTTTTAAGAGTATGGCTAGTTTCTAAAGGGAGTTAA
- a CDS encoding PadR family transcriptional regulator, translating to MVRSDIIRGHLDSIILRLILEKDRYGYEISQEISIRTNNRFQIKEATLYAVFQRLEKKEIIEAYYGDVSHGGKRKYYRITPLGKAYLNELVKEWSEVKEIIDLFMEGLE from the coding sequence ATGGTTCGAAGTGACATCATCCGCGGACACTTGGATTCCATTATTTTAAGGTTAATTTTAGAGAAAGATCGTTATGGTTATGAAATTTCTCAGGAAATAAGTATCCGCACAAATAATCGTTTTCAAATTAAGGAAGCAACTTTGTACGCAGTTTTTCAACGCCTTGAAAAAAAGGAAATTATTGAAGCCTATTATGGTGATGTTTCACATGGAGGCAAAAGAAAGTATTACCGTATTACCCCTTTAGGTAAAGCTTATTTAAACGAGCTAGTAAAAGAGTGGTCGGAAGTAAAAGAAATAATCGACTTATTTATGGAGGGCTTAGAATGA
- a CDS encoding permease prefix domain 1-containing protein, producing the protein MKKIKNHIDELFKDIPHNKETEMVKQEIIQNLEEKVFYLMDQGKEQEDAINKAIVEFGDIEDLKKELGVKEPEKKNMAKLNLEFSIWGSSLIIAFFVFINLYYTPHTIWAIYPIFAILWWPLAMYFVWSRKKWSE; encoded by the coding sequence ATGAAAAAAATAAAAAACCATATTGATGAGCTTTTTAAAGACATTCCTCATAATAAAGAAACAGAGATGGTTAAACAAGAAATCATTCAAAATCTTGAAGAAAAAGTATTTTATTTGATGGATCAAGGGAAAGAACAAGAGGATGCCATCAACAAAGCCATCGTGGAGTTTGGAGATATTGAGGATTTAAAAAAGGAATTAGGTGTCAAGGAGCCCGAAAAGAAAAACATGGCTAAATTAAATTTAGAATTTTCTATATGGGGTAGTAGCTTAATTATTGCATTTTTTGTTTTTATTAATCTTTACTATACGCCACATACAATTTGGGCAATCTATCCAATTTTCGCAATATTATGGTGGCCTCTAGCTATGTACTTCGTTTGGTCACGTAAGAAATGGAGTGAATAA
- a CDS encoding MarR family transcriptional regulator, translated as MSENNQLHNVEIIMREMLEIQQKSKMFVNLLSEGESLSQNQLILLLQLKINGGMKATEIAEFFSVTPGAVTSMCDKLEKLELVERLREKEDRRVVKMILTNSGELKVQDLFLKFSQEKLIDMAKVLREVNQLMNKIF; from the coding sequence ATGTCAGAAAACAATCAACTGCATAACGTGGAAATCATTATGAGAGAGATGCTTGAAATACAGCAAAAATCAAAAATGTTTGTAAATCTCTTATCTGAAGGAGAATCATTATCTCAAAACCAACTGATCCTCCTACTTCAGCTAAAAATTAATGGTGGTATGAAAGCAACAGAAATTGCTGAATTCTTTAGTGTGACACCTGGAGCCGTTACATCAATGTGCGATAAGCTGGAAAAATTAGAATTAGTAGAGCGGCTTAGAGAGAAAGAAGATCGTCGTGTCGTAAAGATGATTTTAACTAATAGCGGCGAATTGAAGGTTCAAGATTTATTTTTAAAGTTTTCACAGGAAAAACTGATAGATATGGCAAAAGTATTGCGTGAGGTTAATCAGTTAATGAATAAAATTTTTTAG
- the rpoN gene encoding RNA polymerase factor sigma-54, whose translation MRLEVNQKLDLKLAMTKQLRQAIELLQMPSDELETFLIEQSLSNPLIEVKDSFHFKEGYHTNKYMNLPENNAEFRISNVDYLLSEIRLTYHSSEDYQLLQQLILNLNEFGYLPNVTQLFSQSQYNHALQLLKNLDYVGVGAADFKHCLLLQLEAFYPDELFAKEIIQHHLEKLADRKWNDIKKCLQIDEEELKYNINIIKSLNPKPFKPDYSSMSEVIRPDIIVDIKDDFITYALSDWFSPSITMTKIESMYLSTEEQKQMNKWEKDYNWLSQSLEQRRETMIAIMEYLIREQLEALKNGLYFIKPMTLKDISVAIDRHESTVSRATMNKYIQAPWGTFLMKNLFSSKVTTHSGEDISKEKIKTQILELVKNENKKKPLSDNKILELICNQEGVELSRRTIAKYRDELNIPSSSKRKEL comes from the coding sequence ATGCGTTTAGAAGTAAATCAAAAATTAGATTTAAAATTAGCTATGACAAAACAATTGAGACAAGCAATAGAATTGTTACAAATGCCTTCAGATGAGCTTGAAACATTTCTTATAGAACAATCACTTTCAAATCCCTTAATTGAAGTGAAAGATAGCTTTCACTTTAAGGAAGGTTATCATACAAACAAATATATGAATCTACCTGAAAACAATGCGGAGTTCCGGATATCAAATGTAGATTACCTTTTAAGTGAAATTCGTTTAACTTATCATTCATCTGAAGATTATCAGCTTCTTCAACAGCTTATTCTAAACTTAAATGAGTTTGGTTATTTACCAAATGTGACTCAGTTATTTTCACAGTCTCAATACAACCACGCTTTACAGCTTCTGAAAAATTTAGATTATGTAGGTGTGGGGGCTGCAGATTTTAAGCATTGCTTACTGTTACAACTAGAAGCTTTCTATCCTGATGAATTATTTGCTAAAGAAATTATCCAACATCACTTAGAAAAATTAGCTGATCGTAAGTGGAATGACATAAAAAAATGTTTACAGATAGATGAAGAAGAACTGAAATATAATATAAATATTATAAAATCATTAAACCCAAAGCCTTTTAAACCTGATTATTCTAGTATGTCTGAAGTTATTCGTCCCGATATAATAGTTGACATTAAAGATGATTTCATAACTTACGCTTTAAGTGACTGGTTCTCTCCTTCTATTACTATGACAAAAATAGAGTCGATGTACTTATCAACAGAAGAACAAAAACAAATGAATAAATGGGAGAAGGATTACAACTGGTTATCTCAATCTCTTGAACAACGAAGAGAAACAATGATCGCTATAATGGAGTACTTAATACGAGAACAATTGGAAGCCCTTAAAAATGGACTATATTTTATAAAACCAATGACTCTTAAAGATATTTCAGTAGCTATTGATCGTCATGAATCTACTGTTAGTAGAGCAACGATGAACAAATATATTCAAGCACCTTGGGGAACTTTCTTAATGAAGAATTTATTTTCATCTAAGGTAACGACTCATTCTGGGGAAGATATCTCTAAGGAAAAAATAAAAACACAAATTCTTGAACTTGTAAAAAATGAAAATAAGAAAAAACCATTATCTGATAATAAAATATTGGAACTCATTTGCAACCAAGAAGGAGTTGAGTTATCTAGAAGAACAATCGCTAAATACCGAGATGAATTAAATATCCCCTCATCCTCTAAACGAAAAGAATTGTAG